The Setaria italica strain Yugu1 chromosome IX, Setaria_italica_v2.0, whole genome shotgun sequence genome has a window encoding:
- the LOC101760397 gene encoding chlorophyllase-2, chloroplastic isoform X1, which translates to MNIASAALVFLAHCLLLHRCMGSEAGGVFDHGRHGVSLVRVEAPSRCGGGTPSSPPGADTPPPKPLLVAAPREAGEYPVLVFLHGYLVVNSFYSQLLQHVASHGFIVVAPQLYTISGADATEEINAAAAVIGWLAAGGLSSALPPGVRADATKVSVSGHSRGGKVAFALALGHAKLAIPLAALVAVDPVDGMGMGRQTPPPILTGRSGALRVSAPAMVIGTGLGELPRGPLLPPCAPRGVSHAAFCDEMDPAAASACHLVARDYGHTDMMDDDTPGARGILTRAICRSGGARAPMRRFVGGATVAFLKRWVGGDGAALDGIRARPEQAPVALSVVEFLGDEAMAQIA; encoded by the exons ATGAACATCGCGTCGGCAGCGCTCGTGTTCCTCGCACACTGCCTTCTGCTCCACCGGTGCATGGGGTCTGAGGCGGGAGGCGTGTTCGACCACGGGCGCCACGGCGTCAGCCTCGTCCGGGTCGAGGCGCCGTCGAGGTGCGGTGGCGGCACGCCGTCGTCCCCGCCCGGCGCTgacacgccgccgccgaagccgctgctggtcgccgcgccgcgcgaggCCGGGGAGTACCCGGTGCTCGTCTTCCTCCACGGCTACCTCGTCGTCAACTCCTTCTACTCCCAGCTGCTCCAGCACGTCGCCTCCCATGGCTTCATCGTCGTCGCACCTCAG CTGTACACGATCTCCGGTGCCGACGCCACCGAGGAGATcaacgccgcggcggccgtcatcggctggctcgccgccggcggcctctcCTCCGCGCTGCCGCCCGGCGTCCGAGCGGACGCCACTAAGGTGTCCGTCTCCGGCCACAGCCGCGGCGGCAAGGTGGCGTTCGCGCTGGCTCTGGGACACGCCAAGCTCGCCATCCccctcgccgcgctcgtcgccgtGGACCCCGTCGACGGCATGGGCATGGGCAggcagacgccgccgccgatcctCACGGGCAGAAGCGGTGCCCTCCGCGTGTCGGCGCCGGCCATGGTCATCGGCACGGGGCTCGGCGAGCTGCCCCGTGGCCCGCTGCTCCCGCCGTGCGCGCCAAGGGGCGTCAGCCACGCGGCGTTCTGCGACGAGATGGaccccgccgcggcgtcggcgtgcCACCTGGTGGCGAGGGACTACGGGCACACGGACATGATGGACGACGACACGCCGGGCGCCAGGGGGATACTCACGCGCGCCATCTGCAGGAGCGGCGGGGCCAGGGCGCCCATGCGGCGGTTCGTGGGCGGCGCCACGGTAGCGTTCCTGAAGAGGTGGGTCGGAGGGGACGGCGCCGCGCTGGACGGCATCAGGGCGCGCCCGGAGCAGGCGCCCGTGGCGCTGTCCGTCGTGGAGTTCCTCGGTGACGAGGCGATGGCGCAGATAGCTTAG
- the LOC101760397 gene encoding chlorophyllase-2, chloroplastic isoform X2, producing the protein MGSEAGGVFDHGRHGVSLVRVEAPSRCGGGTPSSPPGADTPPPKPLLVAAPREAGEYPVLVFLHGYLVVNSFYSQLLQHVASHGFIVVAPQLYTISGADATEEINAAAAVIGWLAAGGLSSALPPGVRADATKVSVSGHSRGGKVAFALALGHAKLAIPLAALVAVDPVDGMGMGRQTPPPILTGRSGALRVSAPAMVIGTGLGELPRGPLLPPCAPRGVSHAAFCDEMDPAAASACHLVARDYGHTDMMDDDTPGARGILTRAICRSGGARAPMRRFVGGATVAFLKRWVGGDGAALDGIRARPEQAPVALSVVEFLGDEAMAQIA; encoded by the exons ATGGGGTCTGAGGCGGGAGGCGTGTTCGACCACGGGCGCCACGGCGTCAGCCTCGTCCGGGTCGAGGCGCCGTCGAGGTGCGGTGGCGGCACGCCGTCGTCCCCGCCCGGCGCTgacacgccgccgccgaagccgctgctggtcgccgcgccgcgcgaggCCGGGGAGTACCCGGTGCTCGTCTTCCTCCACGGCTACCTCGTCGTCAACTCCTTCTACTCCCAGCTGCTCCAGCACGTCGCCTCCCATGGCTTCATCGTCGTCGCACCTCAG CTGTACACGATCTCCGGTGCCGACGCCACCGAGGAGATcaacgccgcggcggccgtcatcggctggctcgccgccggcggcctctcCTCCGCGCTGCCGCCCGGCGTCCGAGCGGACGCCACTAAGGTGTCCGTCTCCGGCCACAGCCGCGGCGGCAAGGTGGCGTTCGCGCTGGCTCTGGGACACGCCAAGCTCGCCATCCccctcgccgcgctcgtcgccgtGGACCCCGTCGACGGCATGGGCATGGGCAggcagacgccgccgccgatcctCACGGGCAGAAGCGGTGCCCTCCGCGTGTCGGCGCCGGCCATGGTCATCGGCACGGGGCTCGGCGAGCTGCCCCGTGGCCCGCTGCTCCCGCCGTGCGCGCCAAGGGGCGTCAGCCACGCGGCGTTCTGCGACGAGATGGaccccgccgcggcgtcggcgtgcCACCTGGTGGCGAGGGACTACGGGCACACGGACATGATGGACGACGACACGCCGGGCGCCAGGGGGATACTCACGCGCGCCATCTGCAGGAGCGGCGGGGCCAGGGCGCCCATGCGGCGGTTCGTGGGCGGCGCCACGGTAGCGTTCCTGAAGAGGTGGGTCGGAGGGGACGGCGCCGCGCTGGACGGCATCAGGGCGCGCCCGGAGCAGGCGCCCGTGGCGCTGTCCGTCGTGGAGTTCCTCGGTGACGAGGCGATGGCGCAGATAGCTTAG